A stretch of Cucumis sativus cultivar 9930 chromosome 2, Cucumber_9930_V3, whole genome shotgun sequence DNA encodes these proteins:
- the LOC101222079 gene encoding protein ECERIFERUM 26-like: MSQIFHSRVKPITKLTAVSSNPSVSGRVYPLSAADHALARHSAAVVMYYSENPFGSFILDPMRESLSKVLTLYPTVTGRLTRTENGNWAVKGNDAGVRVTMTKVGSSLDEWLRSADSVEERDLAAFDEMPEDPYIWSPFRIQINEFEGGGVAIGVSFTHLIADPTSATFLLKTWADAHRGGPVSPPLFTKPSSLGDGEKIPNIATKSTSFYANKSKLDNHIVSPTKMSSVTFKFSNTTINQCLSKIKPHCPNATPFDFLASLFWKQILKIKSNSPNSEHNNNNNNNHSLSICSDIRNSFQSSNSQRCYFGNALHISQLTIDPKEMEQHELGQIVELVHNHLERLGEEEEETWSAMEWLESQKEKDGKYVMPFKMYGPELSCVSMEHMMMMMKKGNDNESLSYATKFVKDSKPVHVSYNIGNVEGEGLIIVMPSNEGGVARNVVVMLPSEREVDELCEDQAILSFNPTMILGGRHK, from the exons ATGTCTCAAATATTCCACAGCCGCGTGAAGCCCATCACCAAGCTAACTGCGGTGTCCAGCAACCCAAGCGTCTCGGGTCGTGTCTACCCGCTTTCGGCCGCGGACCACGCTCTGGCCCGGCACAGCGCCGCCGTTGTCATGTACTACAGCGAGAATCCGTTTGGGTCGTTTATTCTGGACCCGATGAGAGAGTCGCTCTCGAAGGTTCTGACGCTGTACCCGACAGTGACGGGTCGGTTGACCCGAACTGAAAATGGGAACTGGGCGGTGAAAGGGAATGACGCCGGAGTTAGGGTTACGATGACGAAGGTGGGGAGCAGTCTTGATGAGTGGCTCAGATCTGCCGATTCGGTTGAGGAAAGAGATCTGGCGGcttttgatgaaatgccgGAGGATCCGTATATATGGTCGCCGTTCCGTATTCAG ATCAATGAGTTTGAAGGAGGGGGTGTGGCCATTGGAGTGAGCTTCACTCACCTAATTGCAGATCCAACCTCTGCAACTTTTCTCTTGAAAACATGGGCAGATGCGCATCGAGGAGGACCCGTTTCGCCACCGCTTTTCACCAAACCGTCGTCGCTTGGAGATGGAGAAAAAATCCCCAACATAGCCACAAAATCAACTTCTTTCTATGCCAACAAGTCCAAATTAGATAATCACATTGTTTCTCCTACCAAAATGTCCTCAGTTACCTTCAAATTCTCCAACACAACAATCAATCAATGCCTCTCAAAAATCAAACCCCATTGTCCTAATGCCACCCCTTTTGATTTTCTTGCTTCACTCTTTTGGAAACAAATCCTCAAAATAAAGAGTAATTCCCCCAACAGTGaacacaacaacaacaacaacaataatcaCTCATTATCAATATGCTCTGACATCAGAAACTCATTCCAATCCTCAAATTCACAAAGATGCTACTTTGGAAATGCTCTACACATATCACAACTTACTATAGATCCAAAAGAAATGGAGCAACATGAATTGGGACAGATTGTGGAGTTAGTACACAACCATTTAGAAAGGCTTggtgaagaggaagaagagactTGGTCTGCTATGGAATGGCTAGAGTCTCAGAAGGAAAAAGATGGGAAATACGTGATGCCGTTCAAGATGTATGGTCCGGAGTTGAGTTGTGTAAGTATGGAAcatatgatgatgatgatgaagaagggAAATGATAATGAGTCTTTGAGTTATGCAACAAAGTTTGTGAAGGATTCAAAGCCTGTTCATGTATCTTATAATATTGGGAATGTTGAAGGTGAAGGATTGATAATTGTA